The window TTACAGCTACACTTGACGTATGGCTTTGGCTCTATTTTTATATTGTCAAGCTACCATTGTTGTCCTACTGTTCCCGAATGTTGGCTCTGTAGTCAAATACGTAAAGGATGTAGTTACATTCTCTGACTTTAGTGTGAAAAAACACCTCAGTGAACTACACAGTTGACTCCATTACCCCGTCATGATCATCGAACACCATCCTGTTGATGTGTGTATTAATCCGCTGCTTTAAATGGTCCCCAAATGCCCTTTTTACTCCAGTTTGAGAGGTGTTTTTCTTAAAACTACAGTGTCCAGCTGTTTCAGGAAATGAATTGGCAAATTGAATAATATGTAAATGACCTGTCTTAAAAGATTTACATCTTCAGCAGGAACCAGTGGTCTTGGGAATGAGACAGGGTTGAAAAGTAGCAAAGTATCGAATGATGGGCCAAAACATTGTTGGTTGTCATTTTCTCATATGGGATATGTTGACAATAAAAAACCTGGTCCTTcaaataatttgattttcttGAGCATTTATTGGAAAATGTCACCTTGTACAAACAGAGGGCATCAATTACATCAGAGGGAATATGTCATTTCTAATTGATTGTAAATAATGTATCAGTGACATTAAAATTCCACTGTTGTGTCAATGTTTTCGCAGAATCGTCAGAGACTATTGTCATCCCCAGGAAGAAAACATGGTATGTGTCCATATCAACTGTCAGATGAAGCGTAGAAGGTTCATACACTTCGATGAACACTTCGAACACTGTACCTTATAGTCAGAGAAACTTTACGTAAATAGACCATCTAGTTTTCTATCAAGGCAACCATGTGTTTAAGTTTACATGAACACGACTATGAATTAATGCTTCTTCTTATTGAACAGGAGCAAGGAGGCAGTGCTGGAGGCTCTGGCTGCAACTGTCAGCAGGGTGAGAGCTCCTTCACATCTTTCTCATGCTAATATGGATGTGGATCTTTCACAGTGGATATTTACGTgattatctgtctgtgtgtgttatgctTTTTCCTTTCTCCCTCCAGGATACAACAGCATATCCCTACCAGTTCCAGGATGACCCTTACCTCTCTCCCAGGACCTCTGTGGAGTTTGTACGTCTCAAGCATGCTCAACTTTACACTGACACTACCTTACCACGTTActgcattacttttgttttctatttttcctcTGTAAGGATCTCCTGTAGGGACCTCTGGGGTTTGCTGTGTTTTAGACCCTGTTAACACTTTAAACACAATTATGGAACTTTAATATAAGcattttttcacagcagatttTTAGATATAGCAGGAAAAGAGCAGGTGTAATTGATAATATTATGGCTGCAttcatttatgttgtttgtggtAATAGTTGCACATGTGCTCTTCCGTCAAGAATAAGCTAAAACGCGCTCTTGTCTTTCCTTTTACTGATGTAttcttgtttatttactttttgcTAGCAGAAAAATTAAGTTTTGCttaatatttgttgttgttgatgaattTAAACTAATGACATAATTTTTAACACCCCAAtatatttacttacttatttgTAATATGCCAGTGATATCAAGCTGTTGTCATGATGAACAGTCCAGATCTCTGCTGTATCAATATTTAAATCATTTCCCAGTCTgagatcattaaagtaattctatctatctatctatctaactatctaactatctatctatctatcaataATCAGAGCAGAATAATATTTGCTGTAGTGTCTGTAAAAAAACGTTGATATACTTTGTCACATATTTAGGAACTGACGTATTGctgtccttctctctctgcagaagctgttctctctctctcaggagtCGGGCAGATCTGCAGCTAAATACTTTATCAACAATTATCCCAAGTTCTTCACCAAAGACTTTGCTGAACCTCATATACCAGTAAGAGTTACACACAAATACTGAGTGAATACATAGAGTAGATTGCAGAAGATATAGTCACGTATGTCGTTAATAAACATGGATATACATCGAGTCTAGTAATGCAGCAGGTTTGTGAAGGTTGACCTACAACTTTTTTCCTGTGTGTAGTGTCTGATGCCAGAGACTGTGTCACTGTGTCTCGAGGAGGTGAGCGAGGAGGCTctaaaggaacgaatcagtttgAGAAAAgttacagctgctgctgacatgtATGATCAACTACTGCAAgctggtgagacacacacacacacgcgcacacacacacgcgcgcacacacacacacacacgtgcacacacacacacacgcacgcacacactccaTTTTAGGAAGGTTGCTTCGATCCTTCTACTTCACACTTCGTTTGAATTAAATTCTTCCAGGCACAGAAGTCTCTTTGGAAACCACCCATGACCTGTTGGATCTGATCTGTCTCTATGGTGACAGAGACCCTGTCCAGGATGGAGAACCAGAGACGGAAGACATGGTGAGTCATCCCTGATCCAAACCTCAGGGTCACAGTccgagacaaaacacaaaaatcttcAAAATTGTGCAAGACTAAGGAGTCAAAGTGGAGAAGCACAattattaaaggagtcatcacccggaaatcgcaatttctcttgttaaaacatgcatattggtgttggacctctgttgaaatttgcctgaaaagctggagtctgaaagtggcttatttttttcgctttggctctttttccgaacaggaagagcgcacagtagtgcgcgttcctaaagcacgagattttgactctgctcctgtggtgacgttaccacaggaggctacttgcataagcatcggctcacagccgtcctcagccagactttctgagtgagcacgccgaatctgcttatttctctgtcattttcacgccatacatcgtcaccgccagcattaaaactcaggtcttacatgtaaaacacgagtgtgaaaagtaagacggaaaaaaaaagaatttaccattcagagacatcctgctataaacgtgtctcttccaccgtctctgcctcttcactctcccgttcggtttccgactccagctcgtacataaatgcctgaattccgtgaggttcgtcatttagtgtgtgcgccatgacagggggctgtttatgttttggagtctgtgtgcatgcaggctcgccccccattccggctctgtccttcctgcggcaaatcaacgcgcgcctcattacatattaatacaatgcacatccggaccggtcaaaacctcgcgcataatctcgcgtgagaaagtcgcggtatgaaaaagtgtcagaacaagctctatgtttgattttttttttttttttttttttttttctaataagttttaagaattgatccaaagcgatccaagagggactggatatgtaaaaaaccaggtgatgactcctttaatcaATTATTGAAATAACTGCAATTAATTTTCAACTGACTAAGCAGTTCATCATCTAATAATTGCAATTTAGGACACAATAAACCTAAAGTCAGGTTGGAAAAATAGattagtaaaagtaaaataatctCCTTGTTGATACCACAGtgtacatgtttatgtttactTATGTATGtctttgtcttgtgtgtgttcaggaggaGTCAGGAGAggagccaaagaaaagaaaagggagagtCCGCCGGGCATCAGACATCATCAAGTCCAcctggaaacaaaacaacaacgcAGAGAGAATCTTTAACCTGCTgccagagagagacacacactgtTACTCTGCTCTGATCAGAGGCACGGTCCTGGTACGAACACAGCACCGAGCTGCACGTTTGTTAGCAGCTTCAGGCCACTTGTTGTAGGACAATGCTCATTTTGGTGCATCtaaattaagtgtttttgtttgtatctCTCTCCTCAGCATGGAGCCTATGAGAAGGCCTTCAGCTTATACACAGACATGCAGAACAACAGGCTGAGTGGTGAGTTACAACAGACAATAACTCATCAGTTGTAGGATGCAGACACCATTATAAAGGTGCTATTTGGAGTTGTTGTAGGTCAAAGTGATGTCTTTGAAGCATCGTTGCTTTACAAGTGATAAAAGTCATGTGTTCAGTTTCAACACTTTAATTGGTTTTGACCTTGTGAGTCATTCATTGTTATCCTTGACGTTGCCAGTAGATGTGccaaataatcacattttcaaATCCTTCACATATCACTTTTAAACAAGACCCTCTAAATCCTGGAGATATCCGCTCTATCTAAATGATCAGCGGCTTGTTGGCACTCTTTTCATTCCCTGTTGAAGGTTGACTAATAATTCAGCCTTTTTGTTTCCAGCTGACATCCACATCTTCAACGCCCTGATCGCAGCAGCTCCAGAAGTCAGAGATAAATACCAGGAGAAGTGGGACGTCATCAATGTAAGATCCCTTTTGACTGTTTCACTCAATGTTACAGATCTGAAAAACCCATTGACACGTTAccttgtaaaaatatattttcatgtcATCAACAATGAATATACTTAACACTGTGTTCCTGAGTCCATGTAGCCCACTAAAATACTCactaaatcaataaataattaagaaaataacTAAATTCAGGGAGATAAAATGTAAGTAATCTTTTTAATGTACCTTCTCATTTGAAATTCATCAttcttgttctgttttctttgagaTAAAAACGTTTTTAAAGGACTTTTTAAATGCATAATTCAGCAatttaatgaaattaaacatCAATAAAACAGTTGATTCAGAACAATTTCTGAAATTatcaaaactttaatttatgtATGAGTTTTAAATAAGttattcatgattatgtgtcattatgtatgtatttatttatttaattattattgaacACTTTGGGTCTCAATATTTAttgacaaaaaatataaaaatatgaaaatgcttCTTGATGAGACATAATGACGGAAGAGCAAAACTCTCAAATTCTCtctcaaatgaacaaaaaatgcTCACATTCTGACACTGACGTCTATTTGTAATAAACTGCAGTGTTATATTTGAAGTTCTTTTTGCCTTGTGGGGCATTAAAGTGTGCGATGTTTGTGTTCCTGTCTCTCTGTGCAGGATCTGCTGAAGCAGATGAGTCAGCAGAAAGTTCAGCCCAACCTGATGACCTTCAACTGTGTCCTCAAAGCTCTGAGACGCTGCGGCTCTTTAGGCAAATCACAAGCTCTACAGACTCTGAGCGAGATGAAGGCTTTACAAATAGgtgactacacacacacacacacacacacacacacacacacacacacacacacacacacacacacacacacacacacacacaggtgcacagtAGTATGATCAGTTTGGTATGATGGGTGATGTCCTCTGTTAAATGtctactctgtgtgtgttcagctcccAGCCTGGCCTCCTACAGTCACATTCTGGCAATCTTTTACAAACCAGGTAATCAAAGTTTGGTGTTATATTACACTTGAACATTCCCCGTATAGTCTCCGGTGCGGCTGTCTGCATGCTGAGTTGTATTAcgtgtttttgtttcctctccagccTCTGCTGGTCAGGGCAACACCGACGTTTTACAGGAAGTTATAGCAGAGCTTGCAGGTACCAGCTTCACCTGCCAGGACCCTGATGACGGTATGCTCTGCTGTATTATTTGAGAAACATATCttcttttatttagttttaaacTGATAGAAAAGACATGAACATTTATAATCACCATAACAAAGCATGATTTATCTGTCATGATGTCGCATTTTATAATGATAATGTGTCCTCTCTCAATTTTTCTCTCCAGTTCTCTTCTTCATAAATGCAATGAGAATAGTAagtctttttttattacttGTATTGCATAAATATTTATCTGAAATGAGTTTCTGCAGAGTGCTAGTCCTTTTTTAGATCTATGACACAGTCTTAAATGAAGAGTTTCTTACTAGAAGCCTTTTTTCATCAGTCAGATATCTCTGGTTGCCCTTCCTTTACATAATGCATACAGGTGTTGCTATTAAAATATCACATCCTACTCAACATCCCATTCAGTCAATCCTGAAATCGTTTTTTGATTCCACTTCTATTACattctggttgttttttaacAGCAGTTTAAGTTTAAGATTAAGGGTTTTTACAAAGTCTTAAATAAGTCTTAAACATGCAGACAGGCTGATTATGTGTCTCCACATCAATTACATTACTTTGGAGCAACCTCtatttctctctgcctgcttGTGTCCTAACAGTGTCTGGATAATAAAGATCTGGAGCTGGGTTATCAGATCCAGAGTCTGGTAGAAGTTGGGGAGAACTGGAGGCTTCTGGGAGATTCCTTCCAACAGAGTGTTTACTAGTAAGTAAAAACCTTTTAACCAACCCAAAACGCACCCAATGTAAGTTACAGAACATGTATTTATGAGCCTTAACCTGAAGGCATTATGTAAGTAaagctctcctctctcctctccagtgGTCGCTTCTTCAACCTGCTGTGTTTAATGGAGCACATTGATGTGGTGTTTAAGTGGTACAGACGGCTCATTCCCTCGGTCAGTGTCTCTGCATCTCTGTCTCAGCTCCGAAATGCTCCACATGATATAATGTGTTACTTGACTTGACTTTACTGAGTCATCAGTCCCGTAGTTGTTAGACACACTTGCAGTGTAATTCAGATTTTGCTTCAGAAGGAGGAGAATTTCAGTTCAATtcatcacaaacatttaaaatcaacaCATGTGAAGATCCATGTTTTCACTGGACAGGACAGGTGTGACGTATTGTAACCTGAACAGTAACTAGTCACTAAAGCCATCAGACATATGGAATCGATTAAAAAAAGTGAGGTGGCTGCTCAACTTTCTGATTTTAACATAAAATGACTCGTTCCTTGGTTGATAGTTGATGATGCTTTGTGTTTCCAGGTGTACTACCCAAACCCTCAGGGCCTGAGGGACCTGCTGCAGGCTCTGGACACAGACAATCGTCTGGATTTGCTTCCCACTATATGGAAAGGTGAGTGCAGAGATAATGTTACAGTTACAGGAATCTAACATCACTCAGTAGATGTCTTAAGTGGTTGATGTTTACAGTCAGAAACCCtgcatgtttacatttcacTCTGAAGACAGTTTAAGACAGAGACGCTCATCTAAAGTGGAGGAGTTCTCAGAAATGTCAGACAGACTCGGATGCTGTTCTTTTGACATCTTATTTTGTCaatctgttgtttttcaccTGTTTTCCAGATATCTGCACTCTAGGTCATGATAATAAGAGTGATCTTGTGGAGGAGCTGCTCGCCCTGATGGCCAGAGATGGACACAGTCATGAGGTCAGTCAGATATCACAGTTCTTCCTCTGTTAAATTTTCTACCATTCGGGGACAGTGAATCATTAATGGCATTTCTGGTGACtgacttgtgtgtatgtgtttgtgtctgcaggttCAGGAGTCTTTTGCAGCGTGTGCTCTGGATATAAAGAGGGTGTATGATGAAAACAGAGGGAAGCCCAGTCTGGAGTGGAGCAACTCCTCCCTCTCGCACGTCGCCTCCCTGCTGCTTCGAGCCAACAAGACCCAGCATGCCTGGTGAGAGAGACAGCTgtatatctgtctgtctgtctttctgtctgtccatTTACAGGAGAGCTTTCACTGCCACATGATGTTAAAGTGAAATGCATCTGACTTTCTCCTTCCTCCTATCTGTGTTCGTCCTCAGGGACGTGCTGCAGCTCTTCAAAGCCAAGAACAGAGTTCCTCAGTGAGTCTCTACTGCAAACATAAAGAAGGAAATCATTGATTTAAtcaaactttacatttacaacatttaatgTCTACAAATTTAGGACGTGTTTACCATTTCACATTAGTGCTGAGAGTGTCACTTAAAACAGGTGCCATCTGGCGTAACATGTTATGACATCCTGTATGTGGTAATTACAAGTTGTAAAATTGGAATTATTTTTTCTTGGCGCCAATGTCTCCAACTTGTCAGGACAGGAGCTTTCAGAACAAACGGTAAACATGTCACTAGTGTGAGGTAATAAAAGTGTTAATCTATTAAACAGATGATTGTTAATGCAGGTCAATGTGGATGTAATGGTTCCATCAGATTAAATGTGGCATTCATGTTCATGGAGCTGTTGGTGACAGTGTTTTTCCCGCTCGGTTTACTCTACAGTGAGGAGCTGTTGGGAGAATTCCTGTCGGCGTGTCACAGAGATGGCTCTCCTCAGAAAGCAGTGGAGCTGGTACATCTGTCCACAGCCTTCTGCCTGTCCGCAACACCAAATCTGGCCAAGCGAGCGCTGGCTGAGTTCGATCTGACGGAGGAGCaaaggtgaggaggagagagtggatGTATGGCAGCATGACATGTGTTTTCATGTCAGGCAATCActgacaaatctgaaaactttttccttttcattttgtggtttgaaaattgaaaatgtttaaatgatccgacttgtttttgctcttttttcccATTGATTCAACGAGTCAGCGGATGTTACCAATTGTTGAATCTTGATTCAGAGTCAGGGTGGCAAACTTTTGGGCTTTAAATAAATCTACTTTTATTTTCGAGGAACAGTCTAACTTGCATTATACTGATCTAACTAACACGAGAGACCAGTTAGTAGGTAATTGCACATCTCCCCAGATGTCATGAGAAACCCATCTGTGGAGATGACCGGGACAATTTCATATATTTTGAGGCCTCcaagaataaaatgtttttttctgtttaaactAGAAAGGAGGTTTCATCCCTAGTAGCTCCACTGATGCCCTTTTTCCACCACTATGGCTGCTTCACTAGATGGCACCGAGGTTCAGAGAATCAAGATGACTGGTTCAAGAACCAAACCAAATTTGGTGGAGTAGGGGTCATATTATCCTGGAGTCAGAGGAGAAGCTTCTTCACTCAGGGAGTTAGATGTGTAACCTCTAGTGTAGTTACGCTACTTGGAACGACAGAGGAAAACATTCCAGTAGAATTTCATCTGAGTGAATATTATTTttgaaatatcttgttttttctgtctcccCCAGAGCTGTATTATCTGAACTGGAGTCTGCAGGAGAGCCCTCTGACTGATGCGAAGGATAGTGGGTGAACGACTATGATGCTGATCAATTGATACAAGAATCTAACAAACCTGTAGAGAGTGTTCTTGTTTTGTTATAtgtgtaataaaaaatatatgtcaCATAAATAAAATCTAAACCTTCCCCAGTGCTTTACGTTGTGTGTCAGCTAGAGGCCGCTGTTTCTCCTTGTCAGGGAATTTATTAGCTCACTTCACAAGATTTTAACacaatgtttcatattttacactttatttcccactttttgtctttatttttcttgacaGTTTAGTTTTTGTGGAAAACCAAACTGTCCACTGCTACAATGAAGCAATTTTTCAATCGTCAGGAGAAAAAGGCTTGATGCTGGAAACATGAATGTGACCGTCACCGTCACGACCACAGAGGGGGGTTAGTATTTTCTGCACAGTCCATGGCCATAATGTCTGTGGTTTAGAGGAAAAGGACACACATGCAAACTTCTCCTGGTGATTATGACCAACTTCCTCAATTGACTGATAAGCTACTTCCACACAGCGCTGTCTGTGAGGCACATTTAAAAGCTCTGGATGTCTGTTTAGACATGTCATTGTCTTATTTTAGCTTTCTAAAACTCCATCAGGGtcagaagaaacaaacacagacagcgatAGATCTTTATTTACAGGACTGCACCGAGTGTGTTTTTTAGAGACTGAGGATTTTATTGACAGCATGTCTGGACAAGACGGTTACCTGAGCTGTGAGgaatgtttttcttaatttaacacataaacatgtattgtatttgtatttattcttttaatgtAACGCCGTTCTTGGCAGCAATCGCACTCAAAGCATACGGATGAAACACTGGTATCATTTTTTCACATAACGTGTACAGCACGCATGGGAGATGCTAAGAAAAGGGTAGGTGTGTGTGCAAGCCTGTAcaggtgcaggtgtgtgtgtgtgtgtttctcaatcaaaatgttttatctgcGACCAATCATCGGTCGAGTTGCCGGCACGACCAAATAAGGACAAGTGGGTTAGAGTGAGTGAGAAGGGAAAAGGAGGGGTGCTTTAAGATGGGTGTGGTCAGGGGACGGAGCGTATTGTCCTGATACGCTCTGCTAAAGTGTCGCATTTCAAACTCAATGCATGACCTCAAGGACTCCGTCTTCTGTTCAAACCTACTTTTTCCTCTTGATTGTTTCCCCTATTATGAGATTTGGGTGATGATAAACTGTCGTCCCTTCTGTGAGGGGCACTGAAGGTGTAGGTAAGGATGAGAAACAGCCTGGAATAATGGGAGAAGTGTAATGTTACCGACAACAATGGGGAGTTTGATTCGCCCGGGTGAAAGGCAAACACGTCACACAACACTTTGTGTTCCTCAagcgtgcaaaaaaaaaaaaaaaaaagcaacaacgCTGGAAGTGTCCGGTCACCAGCATTCCTCTCTCCCACTCCCCCTATGCAACATGACTGCACTGTCCTGGAGCAGAGGTCACAGGTCAGACCTGTccacaaaaaaacaggatgtgATGGAATGTCCTCCAATGTTTTTAATACCTCTGCGGCGTGTGGCTTTTTAACATCTCTCACTTAATGTGAGGTTAAAAATAAACGTCCTGGGCTTCTGGAGTAAGAAcctgtttgtttccttgttccccctgaaagaaagaaaagaagagagcgCGGATGAGGGAAGAGGATAAACAAGTGCTGGGAGGAAGGAGCAGAACGATTAAACTCTTGAAGGGGAGCCTCATAGCTCTGTTAAACCTCAGCtatttgagacaaaaaaaaaagaggttgaCTACTCAAGTCATACTGCAGATAGAAGCACGGTCTACCCACGACATGATttcatgactgacagctgtaatTGGCAGCCAGCAGTGCCAGTCCCCACGCACTGGGAACAGCTAAAGATGAAAATTCCCCAGACCTCAAGTCATATCGGCTTTCAGTCCAGCCTCACCACATTGTTTCTCCTCTAGCAGCAGTTTTCAGGCTCAGTATATCCCATTGTTATGAACCTTTAATGTCACCAACCACCAGTTTGGCAATCAGCAAAGAACTATTTCCAAGTGTATGCTCATTCAGCGAGCACGGGATGACGTCTGACTATGGCACACATCCCTGTGTCAGCTTCCCGAATCGCAGCTCGGAGGGAAAGCGGGGAGAAGAGTCGCGTTTCCCAGAAGTGACATTAGATAGATAAAGTTGGAACAATCAAACAACAAACCAGCGCCCAAAGCCTTATATATCATATTCCAGTGTGAGCTTCAAAAACACACCGGATGCCATCAGTGGCATGAAAGTacacactgtagtttattttgaatCAATTCCACACACACTGTCCTGCTGCTGGGAATTCTCCCTGGAGAACCAGATGTGGATTGATCCACGGCTGAAAATAGTGCCCAATGCTTTTTTAAATAACCGTTTGGGTAACTTCTGTTACACAATACAGTGTCCAGTTGTGTTGAAAGGAGAAGGATATGTGGAACTTGTTTTTCTATACATTTACTGCATTAGTGGGAACCAGTTAGTTGTGTGGCCGAGTGCCATCAACAGGGTAAGTAAGTGTTGAATTATTCAGACATGCGCTAAcagttttgtggttttgttgacAGCGTAAAAACATGTAGAATATCACCACCCTTATCCTTTAAATATAATGACAATACAGATATATAATGAACATATCTAAATCAGTTTTGCCATTTAAAGAAACGTCAACTAGCTAACTAATTCtaaccagaaaatattttcaGACGTAAGTTGATTTGCCAAATTGTAACAGACTGCAACGATCAATAAACCTCTTTTCTATTATTTATTGACATTTACCATGGCTGCACTCCATTCAGCTGTGTAGGTTTCAGGACCTTGGTCGTGTGTATGGAACTCAACTAAATGGAACTGAACCATTGTAATGGTTGTAACGGCGCCTgtgcttttttgtgttgtgacgaaagaaaatgtccactgtgaaaaaggtttaaaacagagttgtttttttttttcaaaccacgTTCCTCGGGACCCACTGTCCCACAAGTTTGCGACGTTTCTGcactccaacacacctgattcaaacgATCAGCCTGATAACAACCCATTCATGTGAATCAGGTGTGCTGTGGTAGCAAACATCTCAAACAAGCGGGGCAGGTGGACCTGAGGAACAGGACTGAAGAACGCTGGTCTTGAAGAAGAGCCAGAAGAAAATGTTAATCAGCTTCACCTAAGATTTCTAAGTGTTTCAGTCTGAAAAAGTTGGGCCTTGAACTAGTCTTTATGTTTCATTATATCAGGGTTGTGCCAGTGCTATGCTGAAACAAGTTTCTGGTACAGataatgtatcttttttttattattatctgcgtaaaatatgtcaaaatcaATCTGAAACTCAATTCTTGGGCTATCCTGTAAATAGCTTcctcataaataacaaatatggCAACTTCTGATCAGCTGCTGACAATTTCAGGCTCAACTTGCGACTGGTCACGTCTGCTCCTTCTGGTTCAACCTGGAGTGCGGTAATGGATACAGATGCAGATGCAGATAATGGTGCTCAGTCATTCCTCACTAAAGTTGCTGTTGAGTTCAAGCTGCGCTGCCAAGTTTCACCGGTGGTTTATTAAATGTAGGCTGCATTATCAGATCAGTGTGTGAGAAGCCATTGTATAGGGAGCGTCGCCTCAGGGAGTCGTGACAGTGCGATTTAGCTTAATAGTTAACGAATGTTTACCTGAGTAAACACGCGCCGCAAACAAATGTGTATCTATGCAGttctatatataatatttaaatgGGTATGAGTCACATCTTTCGCACAGTTTCAGCCTCTGTTCTGTTTGGTTTATGAGTCACAGCAGCATGTCTTTAAAAGCATTCACTGCATCCTGCCAGAGGTGCACAATGGCCGGCCTTTCAGAGCGTCTATCAGTCCCGTCTGTGGCCCTCGCTCCCTCCTGTCCACATTGCCCAGGGGCAGAGGAGCAGCCAACAATAGTGAATCGGCCAACAGTTTATTTGGCTTGTTGACATACTATCAGTATCATCACATGAGCCGGCTGCAGCTCCCAGCCCTGGTTGAGCACCGGCAGACAGAATCCAAGGTCCTTCTGTGGCCGCGTTCACATGGGAACACAAGTCATCGACTGTGGGCTTTGTTTCAATTCAACATTTGACTTCATTACATTAGAATACATGAGTGGGTTGTTTTTACATTGTGCTCGAAGCCATTTATTATAAGTCATTAACTCACTACAATATTACACGATACATATACTCTTTGTAGGATTATTAAAGAAGTTGTAGAAAGAGAATCGTGTCCATCTGATGACTAACACTGGTCCCTCAGTGTTTCTCCTATGTTGCAAGTTGAATTGTTTCAGCTCCTGCACACCAACAGTCCACCCAAACTCCGCTCACGTGTTGCCTGATCAGACCTCTTCCTTTAAGCGCTGTGCTGACTGACATGTTCCTCACTCTCCTGTTCATGTTGTTGCCCAGTCAGACCAGAAAGTGGGCACAGCAGATTACTGCTATCTGCCAGTGAGCAAGCGAGCTAAGCCAGTTCTCTTCCTCACTGGATAAATAAAGTTCACATTTGTACCACAGACTCCTGTCTCATAACCAACTGCAGAAACAGTGGATTTATATCAAGCTGTCTTGCTTTGTTCTCTGACAGATCGGTACTCTCGGAGCAGTTTGCCATAGGCTCTTTAAGGACAGGTGACTCTTACAATTTAAATGACGGCTACACTTCATTTAGGTTGGCCTGCTTCAGGGCATGACATGGCTCACTGGTAC of the Sparus aurata chromosome 18, fSpaAur1.1, whole genome shotgun sequence genome contains:
- the ptcd3 gene encoding small ribosomal subunit protein mS39, which produces MAAPGRHVGHYIQRNSRFLLNNLEPLWGHRSFGWTAALRQQAAEADTESSETIVIPRKKTWSKEAVLEALAATVSRDTTAYPYQFQDDPYLSPRTSVEFKLFSLSQESGRSAAKYFINNYPKFFTKDFAEPHIPCLMPETVSLCLEEVSEEALKERISLRKVTAAADMYDQLLQAGTEVSLETTHDLLDLICLYGDRDPVQDGEPETEDMEESGEEPKKRKGRVRRASDIIKSTWKQNNNAERIFNLLPERDTHCYSALIRGTVLHGAYEKAFSLYTDMQNNRLSADIHIFNALIAAAPEVRDKYQEKWDVINDLLKQMSQQKVQPNLMTFNCVLKALRRCGSLGKSQALQTLSEMKALQIAPSLASYSHILAIFYKPASAGQGNTDVLQEVIAELAGTSFTCQDPDDVLFFINAMRICLDNKDLELGYQIQSLVEVGENWRLLGDSFQQSVYYGRFFNLLCLMEHIDVVFKWYRRLIPSVYYPNPQGLRDLLQALDTDNRLDLLPTIWKDICTLGHDNKSDLVEELLALMARDGHSHEVQESFAACALDIKRVYDENRGKPSLEWSNSSLSHVASLLLRANKTQHAWDVLQLFKAKNRVPHEELLGEFLSACHRDGSPQKAVELVHLSTAFCLSATPNLAKRALAEFDLTEEQRAVLSELESAGEPSD